The Myripristis murdjan chromosome 4, fMyrMur1.1, whole genome shotgun sequence region TAGTGTTCACTGACACTCACAATGGTCAAGAGTAGATCTAACCTGTGAGTTAAACAACAATACacatatttaaatgttataAATAGCTAAGCTATAAGCCTGTGTAGGCCTGGCATATTTAATTTTCCTTCGTAGCCTACTTAGATTTGCCGCTTGCTGCTTGCATTTTACCTAACTTAGCTTCATCTGTTTTGATATTGTAGTAAAACAGACTATAAGTTGGTATTGAAatattttccacaaatattaTAAATGTTTTCATGACACAGTAAATAATTCAATAGACACCACTTTCATATAGGTTGGGCTTGTCCACAGCTTCTAACTGGGTAAAGATCAGAGTCTTGAATCTGCCGTTAACCTCCATAGCTTATAACGAcgatttaaaaatacataaataaataaatcatgatcTGGCCTGTTGCTGTGCAGTTTAGCCTGTGCACATCAAAAGTGATTCGTCAACAGAATAGACGTTTCAGCCCTTGTTCCTCTGTTCAAAGATTAGCCACAGGACATTCATTTCCTTTTTAACGCTGCGCGTTATGGCCCATGGCGCAGCACATCTAAAATTAAGCTGATAGCCTCCTTCAACATTGTGCAGTCACAGCCCGGGTATCTGTATCCATGGGCTCATTAGTGGAGACTGCAAAGCGGATTTATCTATATGCATATAGCACCAAGTAGACCAGGGATGCACTGTATTGTTAACAAGGGGCTATACTCGTAAAAACTTTATGAATATCTATATTGTTTAAccctgctgtgttgtttttcgctattattattattattgttgttgttgttgttgttgttgttgctgctgctgctgttattgtgtAGGTGGAGTAGCCTATCTTGTAAAGCACTTCTCAGTCCACACGTGGATGCAAATGACTAACTGCAATTAACCTTGTAGACCGTCAGTGGCAGGTCATTAGGTCCAGAGGATAAGTCATTACTTCATCCATAACAGTTTCACGTTATATATACACCTGTAGCCTACattctaatccaatccaatacaactgttctgccataaagtttccttttatgacgcctataatgctcagtttttcttttagtcacagtaatagaggtgttcattcaattataTGTTTGGCACTGTACTGGACTGTACTggatattctgtccccctcatgtatataaatggggaggacaaaaattagaaacacctctctatataatgtagtccagtacaagacctctgcaaactacaagctcaaaataaacacagaattgaatttacacattttccacaatggACAGTTAAAATGAAACTGCCTCTGATCATGGTATTGAGGAGTAGGCTATATAGGCTAAGTAGTGGTTGCCACTCCTTTCATGTTATATAAACAAACAATGGTCTACCAATGTAGGTTACAAgcaaattttatttaaagaggTATAGAAAAACATATGTTCAGTACATGTTATACTCATAAATAATGGCACAAAAAGACATGCATAGGCTACATCAGAAATGTCTCCTTCTTTAACATGGCAGGCTATAAATAGTTTACAGAAAAGGCGACATGATGGTGTCCTCATTTAACCTTCGGGAACTATAGCCTAATGTTTTCAGTTCGTAAATCCATTTTGCCTCCGTTTGAAGCAAAGCTCTGTAGATCAGCGcctttctgttttcacatgactATTCTCCACAGTTACAGAATGGcgattttgtttcttttttcggGGAAATGCTCTGTCACAGGACTCGAGTCTTCGGCCACTCTCGCAGGTCGAGTAGTGTGTATAAAAAAACTTATTGAATGAAAGACTGTCTTTCACTTTGGGGTCAACGACATGCCAGTGTTTCCTGGTGTTTGGCTCGTGTAACGCTGTTGTCCTTTTCTCTGACATACAGAGGCATTCATCTTGTGTGACTTTTCGGGTATTTCCACGGATCGTCTCTATTTTAATCTCTTGGGCACGTCAGTAAACTGAGTGAGAGGCGGCCCATCCTCGTCGTCGCCGCAGATCCTGGATGATCCTCGCTGATGGTTAGTTTTAGTGAAACTGCACGGTGCGAATCCGCgcttagtattattattttttttttttttgattacgTTTTCTTTGTAAGTTTGCACCAATCAGTCGCTTGCTCTGAAAATGGAAACCTCTCAAAAGTCCACACTAGGCTACTTTTTCACATGTGCGGGGAcgtttttatacttttattgtgtttatttgagtCTTATCTGGTCcccgcttaaaaaaaaaaaagaaaaaaagaaaaaaaaaaaagaaaaagaaaaaaataatacgcGGTCCACAAACCTGTGACTCTCTGCAGCAGATTATCTCTTCCTCAAACAGTCCCACGCAGCccggaggagctgcagctcatCGGTGCACCCCTGCAGCAGGGCGCCTCCAACCTGCAGATGTCCGCAACTGTGGGACAGGGAACCATTTTGGTGAGTCGGCAATAATTCCTGTCTGTGTCTTGATGCGCCTCGTGTTTGGTTTCTGCACAAAGTGTGGTGGGCAACTATCCACCGGTACCTCAATTTAACCGAATAATTTCAACACTTGGTCTAGTTTTACACCCTGTAGCTATATTCAGTGAAATTACAGTGGCTTACCCTAGCAGCTGTTTCCAGTGATTATAACATGGTGGTAAAGGGGAGGAGTAGTGGTTGCCAGTTCCTCTTCTCCTTTCATAGCCAAACAATActaaaaactgtaaattttaATGAAATCATAGGTAAGATTACATCATACAAAATATGCAGTGTAGGTCTGTGTATATACCCATCACAACGCAAAATAAGGCAAAAAGTCAGCCATATAGGCTATGTAGGCCCGTCAGTATGTAGCCTAATAGATGCACGCATTAAGACCCTCTTGTTATACCACCACGTCCATGTAATTTCCTCTTCGCTCATCTGGAGGGACGTGGGTGTTAATAGGATCTATAGTCAAGACAATTACTGCAGGTTAGTTCCCCGTGGCTTCAAAATCAACCCTTTAATACAGCACCGCACTCTCCGCCCTCATCCCATCACCCACAGGGATCCTCCTGAGTCACTCCTGAGACCTCAGATGTCCCACAAGACGCGGGTCCCGGAGCGGCGTCCTGTTTCCTCAGTGAAATTATGTAGCCTAGTCCTTGGCTGGCATGACAATGGGATAGAGACCGCTCTTGCCTCCACTGTCTGCAGAACATGGTAACTCATCCCTGCTTGATCATCTGGCCCGCAGAGGCTCAGCAGTAAACCCACTTAGCCCTGCGTGGCCCCTGGCCTGGGTCTGGAAATTGACCCAATGTTAGGACCGGTTCGCCTGTCAAACTAATTGTGATGATATAATGTGTCAGCTTGAAACTTAGGAGAGCAAAGGGCGATTTGAAATGAATAGCCTATGTTTCCATttaagtttttttatttttttatttatttttttttttaataaacgaACTTAgaacaaattattattgttgttgttgttgttgttcttattattattgttattattgttattattattattattattattattattattattgatctAGGGCGCCCGTTATCCAGCTGAACCGTTTCCccggtttgtttttttttctgtaaatctCGTTGGCTCACGAGCCTAGCAACCGTTCTGTTTACCGTAGCAACCGGACAACCCTGTCTGTGTTTCCACCTGTCCGTCGGCTTCACTCGATGCTAACACTGACGGTATTAACTCAAACCAGCATCCTAACGTTTTAATCTATCTgaacttgtgtttgtgtctccgGTAGTCGCCTTTTAGCCTCTTTCCCCTCTCGGACTGGCTGGATAAAATAGACCGAAGCGAGGCGCGATGGAGGCGCGGGGTGGAAAGCAGGACATGGAGCAGCAGAAGCTGCACACAGCGGCCTGCCTTAAAGCTTTCATGCtgacaaacagcacaaaaaccAACCTGAACCTGTGAGTAGCCTATCACCTGATAACGCAGGCTAATGTTGCCTAGCCGTGCTAAAAAATCTTTGAATTCATGTAGGCTATGAGCAGTGGTGAGTGAAATGCtaagccgtgtgtgtgtgtgtgtgtgtgtgtgtgtgtgtgtgtgtgtgtgtgtgtgtgtgtgtgtgtgtccagctatGACCATCTGACACGATTACTGATGCGGCTGATGGATGAGCGCCCACCGGATGCGGTGGATGTGATCGAGGACATGAGTCGGGATGTGAAGCGGGCTCTGTTTGTGGAGCGGCAGAGCACCCTGCGAGCCGCGCCGCACACCGCCGCCACCCAGCGCCTGGCGGAGCGGCAGCGGCTGCTCTTCACCCGGGGAGAGGAGGGCGACCAAGAGGACGAGCTGGTAGCTACTGCAGACACCCCGGGCCACCCGCACACACCCTGGCGCCCGGGGCAAACATCTCCGGGGGGCCCCTTAGGCTGGCCATAAATTAATCAATGCAGCtccaaaacataaacaaaaatgaaagtttttatttaatcctttgaacaaaattcactttagttttcttttcttttcttttttctttcctttcctttcatttattttcttgtaatatattttattttattatattatattttctttaaattactattattattattattattattattatagtttttcCGCCCTTTTAACCTTTTGCtaattttgtgttatttcttgttaatttgctcatcatctttgccccatgtttttgaaagacatgAGGTGAATTTGTCTagggttcaaagggttaaatgtttgtgaaagctGCATCCACacacctttcacacacacatcttcgaTTGACGTTTAGATATGTGATTTTAATAATCactaagttgttgttttttttttctatttagttatgttgtgcttttttttgtaattttctggtaattttttgtattttttttttttttttttaaataatgctcATTATcctttccccatgtttttgaaagaaagcaaatgaaaagaaaaaaaatctttggttGCAGGGGACCTATACTGAGGGAGGTAGGGCTAGGCACTGTGCCAGATCTGCCTAGTAGGAATGACCGCTCTGGCcaccctcactcacacacacacacacacacacacacacacacaaacacacactgtttgacacTGTATAGAGAGCCAAATTGACATTATGTAACACTGATGGCCTATCTCTCCCCAGATTGAAACAGCTCTGCCTAATGTAAGTGAGGTAGGCTTCTACCTGGAGCAGGCCGGGGTGGGCTTGGGCAGAGAGGAGATGCAGAGGATCTTCCTTGCACTGAAGCAGCTCGTTGAGTCTCAGCCACTGCAGCATTGCCGACTATGGGGCAAGATTCTAGGAATAGAAAGCAATTATGTTATTGCTGAGGCCGAGTACAgggaaggggaagaggaggaagaacagagTACAGAAGAaacagctgaggaggagagagaggcagagacccGGGATGACGAGGAGGAGAGTGAAGCAAAGGAAGTGGTAAGTCCTCCATTAATATACCAGATAGGCTCATCATTGATCCCCCTAACATACCAAACATATCATAACATATACAAACAGAACATAACATACATATATAACACACCTGAACATACGTAATTTCTTACAGATAATCTGTCATAACAGACCCATTAATCACATTAATGAATACAACCTGTCATTGTAAAGTGATAGCAAAATCATTAACCATGTGCAGCTGCTGTCCTTTCGCAGGGCAGTTGTCCCCACTATTTGCCAAATGACACAGTGAAATATTCTTTGTGGTTAATGCAGGCAGCATAATCGTAGGCCATGGTCTACCTTAGATGACTCACAGGCTCACCTCTCTTGAGATTGCTCTATTACATGAATGATGAGTTGACAATTATGTCAACATTTAATTTCAGCCGTATTCTAATatgcaaaacagaaacaataaaagTGCAAATCAGCAAACCCTCCATAGGCATTACAGGCGACAGGCTCAGGATGATTCCAACCACAAGGCAACAATTAATGAAACGCAGTGGGGCAGCACTCTGAATGCAGATGGATAATCTGTGAATGCAGATGGATAATCTTGGgatatacactaccagtcaaaagtttggacaaaccttctcatttaatgttttttctttattttcatgactatttacattgtagattctcactgaaggcatcaaaactatgaatgaaaacatatggaattatgtagtaaacaataaagtgcaaaataactcaaaacatgttttatattttagattcttcaaaatagccaccctttgctttgattactgctttgcacactcttggcattctctcgatgagcttcatgaggtagtcacctgaaatggttttccaacagtcttgaaggagttcccagagattTGCGTAATACAAGTTTACACTGAGAGTTCAAAAGAACCAAAGATAGCAGTGCGACATAGTTTTCCCTCAACAACTGTTTTCCATGTAAAGCACTGAGATAAATAGTTTAAGAGCACACCAGTCACTCTCTCTTATGACCTCTTTATTTTGTAGAGCAATCCACTTCCACAGTCAACCTATAAACCCCCACCTGTGGTGCCAAAGGAGGCCAACCGAACCGGCGTCAATAAGTTTGTTTACTATGTCTGCAAAGAGCCTGGTCTTCCCTGGGTCAAACTTCCTTCAGTCACTCCTGCGCAGATCACCGCCGCTCGCCAGATCCGCAAATTCTTCACAGGACGACTGGATGCCCCAATCGCCAGCTATCCTCCTTTCCCCGGCAATGAAGCCAACTATCTCAGAGCGCAGATTGCCCGTATTTCTGCTGGCACGCATGTCAGCCCCCAGGGGTTCTACCAAtttggagaggaggaaggcGATGAAGAGGAGGCGATACCCCGTGACAGCTATGAAGTGAATCCTGACTTTGAGGGCATTCCGGTCCCCGAAATGGTGGAGTCTTTGTCCACCTGGGTGCATCATGTTCAGCACATCCTGCAGCAGGTAGGTTAGAGCTGAGGCTGGAGATCGGCAAGGACCTCACGCCACATGGGTCACCATACAATttgtacaatacaatacaatatactgCAATACTCTACAaaattgactgaaaatgtataaatagaACTTAAAATACAATCTACTGCATAACATCTAGGGTAGATAAAATCTACAAGATATTGTATGATAAATCAGGTGTgggtaatgtatgtgtgtgcatggctgaTGGTAAATCTGGACTCCTGCAGGGCCGCTGTACTTGGGTTAACCTAGCTGCCAAACCAGAAGAGGAGTCTTATGAGGAAGGAGAtgcagaggaaaaggaggaggagcccGATGAGCCCGAGCCAGAAGTGGGACCCTCACTCCTCACTCCCCTCTCTGAAGATGCAGGTCAGTCTTTGGACATTTTTGTGCCATAATGGTGACAAGGCATATTCTCAGTGGTGTTTAATATTTGTGCCTTTCAGAACTGTTCCATACCCCTCCCTGGAGCACCAGGATATCCTCCACGCTCACCTCTCAGTATGCTGTTGCTGTTCTCCGCTCAAACCTCTGGCCCGGGGCACATGCATACGTTTGCGGAAAGTATGGGAAAATATAGGAATTCTTGATTTTCTGAAATCATTTTGGTTTCACAGGGCAAAATTTACAATTAAACTCATcaccatttttttaatttaggaAGTTCGAGAACATATACATCGGGTGGGGGCTGAAGTTTGCAGGGGACAGTTACAACCCGTCTGTCCCACCAGTGCCCCAGAAAGAATACCCTAGTGGTCCAGAGATAACGGAGGCCCTGGACCCGacgctggaggaggaggagatgctgAATGCAGCCTTAGAGGAGCAGCAAGCTGCCCAAGAGGAGTTGGATGACatggatgaggaagaggaggagggggatgatgattgagttaaaaaaaaatccatacaaGAGAATTTAAATATTTGCAAGTATCTTCTTTGTTCACTGAAGTATTTATTTGTAAGAGAAGACCAAATAAACCCATTTACTCAGCAATGCGATCTGTCATTATGAGATTAAGTAATGTTGCTAAATATTTGCAGAGGGCAGGTGTTGTAAACATGGGGGAAGGCATTTTGGTTGCAGTGATGAAGGGCTTGCattctttaaatatttaagaCTTACTGTATATGCATGTGAAATAAAAGCCAAGAGGGACAAGTAGTAATCAAAGGATCAGTCTGAAAGTCACTTTTATCCTGTCAGTTGCCTCAAATAAAGTAGAGCTATAGCTTGTATGCATTCATACTAGATCCTTGAAATACAACACTTCTTTTGTTATGAAGTGATTGGAAAGTCTTTGAGACTCCAGCCGGGAACCACAAATTAGGCCAACTGGTCTTTATTTGGAAGCCTTTATGAGCAAACTTAGTAACATTAAGCAAATCACTGATTAAACAGTTAGGAAATTTAAGCATTTCTATAAATTGATGCcaaatttctattttttttttttaaactgctacTAGTGCCAAGGATCTTTTATTGAATTTGCACTGATTCataactgaaaaacaaccctgtaatatgaaacactgatttttacagtgaaaaatgaaactaacactcttcctcttctttttagTGTTGACGGGAAATAAATCACACTGACTAAAATTAAGTTTTCCGTTgcattatctatttattatttgcCTGTAGTACATATCATATGCATATGTATGCTTACAAACAAGGAAAGTCTAACAAGCATCCATACACAAACATATCAACACACATACCCCATACACGTATCAGCAACCCTTGCTGTTCAGTCCtgtaattaaaggaaaaatgcacCCTAAAACAGCATTCACATGTCATTCCTGTGAATGTGGACATGTCAGtctagattttattttataaatgtcCCTTCTAAAGCTTAAAGAAAGAGCCAGGACTTGGGCTGTGGTCAGACAATTTGTAGAGCTTTTTCATTGTCACTGTACATTGTTAAGCCTATTTGCCTATGAAAGTGCAAACAGTATGACTTCACAAAGTGCCTATTCATTTGtacagaggagctgcagaaaaTTGTCTTAATCAGGTGGGAAAAGGTTGTAATTTCTGGATTCTAGCTTCAGGAAggatatgcatgctaattccaTTTTAAGgtacactttctttctttttttttttttttttttttaattttggggctgtgaaagacacatacacaatcaCATTGTTTAACTTTCACAATCCCTACAATCCCTCAATTTCTGAGCCCAGCCCAGCCTTTATTGGGTCCAGACTGAGATCAAAACCTCCTTCACTCAACAAAGAAGTTTGGCCTTCTGCCCTTGTATCCAAAGCTGTCATCCATCGCCCATGCTTGTGGTTACTTGGTCAGCTGTCATACCAGAGGTTTGGTGCAGGATGCAGATGAAACCAGCAGGAACCAGTTGCAAAATCCCAGTCAATTTCAGGGAGAAAGGCAGATGATCTGACAGAAATCCATTCCAAACATCATGATACActgacagtttatttatttgttctgtgACAATGTAATTGGACACTTTTCAGCACAAACCTATTCTTCACAATATGACATGTACAATGATTGTGTAATTATCCAGCACTATTGCATATTGCCGGCTTGCCAGCagcatttgcaaacaaaattgTCTGTGTATCAtacggcattttttttttctttttctatagTTAGCTGGGCTCTTCTCCACACATTAGCAGCCGATAACAACCCTCATTCACATGTAACCTAAGGCAATGAAGCTCCACCTCGATGATGGAGAAAATGTACAACATAGAGAAAGAAGAGTAGAGAAAAGTACTGTGCAAAAACCAAGGTGCTTACTGCCACCTCCACCCCCGCCTATCTCTCCTAAACATGCACACTTACAGAGGCAATAAGGCCTactacaaagacacacatgtaCGCGTGCACGCcccacacgcgcgcgcgcgcgcgcgcacgcacacacacacacacacacacacacacacacacacacatcactaaaGGCGTGTTTTCACACTCAGTGTCATATCTGTATCATGCCCTCTATAAAGGGGGAGCTAAGATGAGTAATATTTGTACTACAATATGTCCTGCATAATTCAGTCTTAAATGTCAAAGCTACcagggagaaagaaaatataaatgcaTGTCTTTGTGCTTTTATAGTAAACTGGGTGAACTGGGCTATAGACATTTTAGAGTGTGACAAGAAAACCATGTAGATTGAGGCCTCCAGTTCAATGTGTAATGTAgcataaaataattttcaacCCCTTTCAAAAAATGATAGTATCTCCTTTATGAAAAACTTTCTAAACAGGGGGGAGCATATCATCAGCAATGTATAATCACATTGTGTAAATGTACATCCTCACTTGTACACACAGGCTCACTCAACATCATGTCAAACCTATCTCATATCTTCTCAACCCATGACCAATGTCTCTGTTTCTTACTTATATCCTCATAATAGCAGGTGCCAGCATTAACCGTTGCTTCCATGGGTGTTTGTTTTAGGACTGGTTTTGGGGTTGAGCCAACTGCCTCCTTCCACAGGGCAGGATGCTTCCTGAAGCGACGCTTTATGAATGCAAGCACCTCTGCCTCTTCGAAGCTCTTCTAGAGTCAAACACTCGTCCTTAGAATTTGTAGGATTCGTAGTTTATATATCAGGGGTCCCAACTGTGGAGTTCAGTCAGTAGTTTAGTTCACAACACCAGTTACAACTTCCACGAGCCACTCTTGGGGACACTGTGAGAGACTGTGGCTATCATTGCTGAGGTTTGAAAAACACTGCACTGATAATGGGCATGTGGCTGAAACAAaccacacaaaagaaaaaactgaactgaatgcaTATGCTGAACTCTTCTCATGAGTCCAATGAAGAAGTGCAAATATCTCTCCCGTCTGCATGAACGGCAAGCATGCCGCTCAGTTGATAGCTGATCTACAAAACTGCTTGTGCTTTGGCCATTAATTTGAGAACTCGCTGTGACTCAGCAGGTCATGAAGAGCACGTAGCTCGATAGCAACAGTATGCCAGCTATACATCACATTAGTGACTAAAGCACGCACTTCCTTTTGAAAggtctgctgtttttttattttatttatttttttttttttactgtgttgttggTAAATATTGGTTTGACAGAGCCCTTATGACGActcacaaaacaaatacaaaacagactTCACAAAGCCACAGGACAGtgaaatcaaccaatcaatcttATATTTCTCACACAAGatctatacagacagacagcttgTAGCCTGTGTGTAGAAGACAAGAGGAGGCCTATCATAACGTCTGCAGAAGACATCTGCTTGTTCGAGGCAGAGCTCTGACGGCTGTCTCTTTAGCTGTCTTTAAATCAGAGATCTGCGTCTCTGGCAGTCTTTGCAGCAGATAGGAGTATGTAGCAGGCAGATCAAAATGTCTGGAGCATCCTAGGATACCAGGAGAGGCATTCCTCATGCCTCCCACCCCTTTTCTTGCTCTGTGGACTTCCAGTAATCAGGCTTGAGTGGTCCAAGAAACACAATATGCAGCCTGACGATGAATCCACCTCAGTGAGTAAATAAAGGaagtgtgggagtgtgtgtgcatgtataaaaGCGGATGTTGAAAATGTTCATAAGAATTAACAGTCATTCCATTTCTGATGACTTCTGCCCTTGAAACTTGTCCTCacacatttgctgttttttttctccctccctcccacagcTTCCTGCTTGTCCTTTCTTTCTTGCCCTTTCTATTCATCCCTTGACTCCTTTCCACACATGCAATCCTGTCCAGCAGGCCTAACAAAGAGCGCagacgcacacacccacacacccgtCTTCATCATGCCTCCTTACCTCATCGCTTTGATTTAGCGTCTTACATCACCAACTCTGACCAAAGCCAGTCTATTGAGCGTTTCTGCTGAACAGGCTggagggtgtgtgcatgtccgTCTGTGAgagtacatttgtgtgtgcgtccaCTCTGCAtctgtgggcatgtgtgtgtctgtgggcgtgtgtgtgtgtgtgtgtgtcagttggTCTCATAGGAAGAGAGCAGTGCGGCGTCCACAGGCTCCATGCAGGAGGGGCAGGTGAAGGACCTCATCAGCCAGTCGTCTATACAGTCCATGTGGTAGATGTGCATGCAGGGCAGGAACCGGATGGGGTCTCCGTATACAAAGTCCATCATGCAAatcacacacctgcacagggGGACACAGAGACATTCAgctcaacaaaaaaacactcttgATCTCAGCTCTCTGGTCTCCTGGTTGAGAAGCCTGATTATCTTCTATGGAGAATACAGTTTCAGTAAGGCAACCTGGCTTGTCATTGAATGAGAAAATACATTTAGATTTTGACTGGCCCCCAGCACAAAATGACTGTAACATCATTGCAGTGGGGGCTGGCAGGATTGTTGATGAATGCCAGTGACTCAACGATTACTTTGCCAAATCTGTGCTCAGATGTATTGCTCAAAACTCTCTTTCtggcctgtctctgtctctgattggAACAAAAAACCCCATTTGGAATTTAAACCctccacccatccacccacacagacacacacacacacatacacacacacattcaactgCTACATGATGGGGACAGTGCTATGAGCTGGCAACCACTGCTGCAAGGCTATTCAGCTTCCA contains the following coding sequences:
- the rsph4a gene encoding radial spoke head protein 6 homolog A; the encoded protein is MEARGGKQDMEQQKLHTAACLKAFMLTNSTKTNLNLYDHLTRLLMRLMDERPPDAVDVIEDMSRDVKRALFVERQSTLRAAPHTAATQRLAERQRLLFTRGEEGDQEDELIETALPNVSEVGFYLEQAGVGLGREEMQRIFLALKQLVESQPLQHCRLWGKILGIESNYVIAEAEYREGEEEEEQSTEETAEEEREAETRDDEEESEAKEVSNPLPQSTYKPPPVVPKEANRTGVNKFVYYVCKEPGLPWVKLPSVTPAQITAARQIRKFFTGRLDAPIASYPPFPGNEANYLRAQIARISAGTHVSPQGFYQFGEEEGDEEEAIPRDSYEVNPDFEGIPVPEMVESLSTWVHHVQHILQQGRCTWVNLAAKPEEESYEEGDAEEKEEEPDEPEPEVGPSLLTPLSEDAELFHTPPWSTRISSTLTSQYAVAVLRSNLWPGAHAYVCGKKFENIYIGWGLKFAGDSYNPSVPPVPQKEYPSGPEITEALDPTLEEEEMLNAALEEQQAAQEELDDMDEEEEEGDDD